A window from Mustela erminea isolate mMusErm1 chromosome 17, mMusErm1.Pri, whole genome shotgun sequence encodes these proteins:
- the LOC116576095 gene encoding complement factor H-related protein 4-like isoform X1, whose product MFPSKILRMRFPGEIIWLILWTVRVSEAKSCDVPEIKHGQLHIRYMYRSPFPAELGAYFYYTCDTNFVTPSNHSRGYITCTQKGWDPAEPCQKRCLKSEIAIENGFFSEYKFAYPLNNETQYQCKSGYVTPDGKTSGSITCLESGWSPQPTCIKSCDMPVLENATIKSNSTWFKVNDTLDYECHDGFESRDGHTGSVVCGNDGWSYKPECYGSGEKCGPPPRIDNGDITSFTLLSYAPGSSVEYICQSFYVLQGHRTITCRNGQWSPPPKCLEACTVSENILRTHNIQLRWSHKTKIYTRTGDVIEFECLRGYRRKTPAHTFRATCQDGKVTYPECG is encoded by the exons CGAAGAGCTGTGATGTTCCAGAAATAAAACATGGACAGTTACATATTAGGTATATGTATAGATCACCCTTTCCAGCAGAGTTAGGGGCATATTTTTACTATACCTGTGACACCAATTTTGTGACTCCTTCAAACCATAGTCGGGGATACATTACTTGCACACAGAAAGGATGGGACCCAGCAGAACCATGCCAGA AAAGATGTTTAAAATCAGAGATAGCaattgaaaatggatttttttctgaatataaatttgCATATCCCTTGAATAATGAAACACAATATCAGTGTAAATCAGGATATGTAACACCAGATGGTAAAACTTCAGGATCAATTACATGTCTGGAAAGTGGATGGTCACCTCAACCCACATGTATTA AATCTTGTGACATGCCAGTATTGGAGAACGCCACAATCAAAAGTAATAGCACATGGTTTAAAGTCAATGACACGTTGGACTATGAATGCCATGATGGATTTGAAAGCAGAGATGGGCACACAGGTTCTGTAGTGTGTGGTAATGATGGTTGGTCTTATAAACCAGAATGTTATG gttCTGGAGAAAAATGTGGGCCTCCTCCACGTATTGACAATGGAGACATTACCTCATTCACGTTATTATCATATGCTCCAGGATCATCAGTAGAGTACATATGCCAGTCCTTCTATGTACTTCAGGGACACAGGACCATAACATGCAGAAATGGACAGTGGTCACCACCACCAAAATGCTTag AGGCCTGTACAGTATCAGAGAACATCTTGAGAACACATAATATACAATTACGATGGTCTCATAAGACAAAAATTTATACTAGAACAGGGGATGTTATTGAATTTGAATGTCTCCGTGGATATCGTAGAAAGACACCAGCGCATACATTCCGAGCCACCTGTCAGGATGGGAAAGTGACATATCCTGAATGTGGATAA
- the LOC116576095 gene encoding complement factor H-related protein 4-like isoform X2 has protein sequence MFPSKILRMRFPGEIIWLILWTVRVSEERCLKSEIAIENGFFSEYKFAYPLNNETQYQCKSGYVTPDGKTSGSITCLESGWSPQPTCIKSCDMPVLENATIKSNSTWFKVNDTLDYECHDGFESRDGHTGSVVCGNDGWSYKPECYGSGEKCGPPPRIDNGDITSFTLLSYAPGSSVEYICQSFYVLQGHRTITCRNGQWSPPPKCLEACTVSENILRTHNIQLRWSHKTKIYTRTGDVIEFECLRGYRRKTPAHTFRATCQDGKVTYPECG, from the exons AAAGATGTTTAAAATCAGAGATAGCaattgaaaatggatttttttctgaatataaatttgCATATCCCTTGAATAATGAAACACAATATCAGTGTAAATCAGGATATGTAACACCAGATGGTAAAACTTCAGGATCAATTACATGTCTGGAAAGTGGATGGTCACCTCAACCCACATGTATTA AATCTTGTGACATGCCAGTATTGGAGAACGCCACAATCAAAAGTAATAGCACATGGTTTAAAGTCAATGACACGTTGGACTATGAATGCCATGATGGATTTGAAAGCAGAGATGGGCACACAGGTTCTGTAGTGTGTGGTAATGATGGTTGGTCTTATAAACCAGAATGTTATG gttCTGGAGAAAAATGTGGGCCTCCTCCACGTATTGACAATGGAGACATTACCTCATTCACGTTATTATCATATGCTCCAGGATCATCAGTAGAGTACATATGCCAGTCCTTCTATGTACTTCAGGGACACAGGACCATAACATGCAGAAATGGACAGTGGTCACCACCACCAAAATGCTTag AGGCCTGTACAGTATCAGAGAACATCTTGAGAACACATAATATACAATTACGATGGTCTCATAAGACAAAAATTTATACTAGAACAGGGGATGTTATTGAATTTGAATGTCTCCGTGGATATCGTAGAAAGACACCAGCGCATACATTCCGAGCCACCTGTCAGGATGGGAAAGTGACATATCCTGAATGTGGATAA